One stretch of Pomacea canaliculata isolate SZHN2017 linkage group LG11, ASM307304v1, whole genome shotgun sequence DNA includes these proteins:
- the LOC112575614 gene encoding neuralized-like protein 4, protein MLYGVAGLHPSNLSIQQQILEMADSIIIREFGLLTTAEGKVKEGSVIGITVDSSNNLHLYFDGKEVGVTAQNVPRPCYAVFDLCNQVVKVTALPVVKLETGHPESGEMSWKIVKEK, encoded by the exons atgctttatggAGTAGCTGGACTACACCCATCCAACCTCAGCATACAACAGCAGATACTGGAAATGGCGGATAGTATAATCATAAGG GAGTTTGGTCTTCTCACAACAGCAGAGGGCAAGGTGAAAGAAGGAAGTGTCATTGGCATTACAGTTGACTCCTCCAATAACCTTCACCTTTACTTTGATGGGAAAGAGGTTGGTGTAACGGCTCAGAATGTTCCTCGACCCTGCTACGCCGTCTTTGACCTCTGTAACCAGGTGGTGAAG GTGACGGCACTTCCTGTTGTAAAGTTAGAGACAGGTCACCCAGAGAGCGGAGAAATGTCCTGGaaaattgtgaaagaaaaataa
- the LOC112575719 gene encoding uncharacterized protein LOC112575719 produces MTRQSVAGQEVLVLTSAPGQAGQSNPVPTSSSSAHSSIPQPPRLQDSDVRDDAAMQRIFVCLQKMCEENSDVMVGMTQLQFGQYLGEPCYAAAATHLPRPSNLPPSLPHNWKQGDFDVLLIHRQYGLVVCEVKAFGDNIQSVNMSQQDIDENIRKKLTEAVSQLDKAEAMLSHLVSDIAPGLPVTKVIAFPNLTARQLQQAISGDNLLIQDLCRCLGAGDPADIPEKREARCDASCHRLDNEIFCGPATTVTVPCTSPPRVSVKTLGQAVWWTGQCYTAVITLFPEQLHLLNMAPPRLFVAGPPGTGKTVVLLMMGIKWLRCGHPVCIVSTCNESRAACIMLYHLLLQTVKTQQSAGVSPGQPHLLQYELYRDGEAEKVVNDLSQAARGGSLYVIADEVTLGFHTVYDKLLTQVPHLHLWAASYYHGDAPAGWRVEYLTRPLRSPPAVVREVEQNEWITKHNVLPYSERGVPDHTDGPPVRRLCHGGQGHSGDNSVDCVTCGRDVASFLHSLRVGVTENVTTTATTATSTTGTTTQPCLQWRDVLVVYWTDMTDDSGMVNGLKEAGIPVRVMNDNDIDDVATARSNVVWVTHGFHVSGLERKVVVCLEDHDTDRFHGMSRCTSQLVIVYDDDKTKDK; encoded by the exons atgactagacagtcagttgctggtcaggaggttctcgtccttacatcagcacctggacaggctggtcagtctaaCCCAGTGCCGACGAGTTCATCTTCTGCTCATTCATCCATTCCTCAGCCTCCTCGCCTTcaggacagtgacgtcagagacgatGCTGCTATGCAAcggatttttgtctgtcttcagaaaatgtgtgaagagAACAGCGATGTCATGGTTGGAatgactcagcttcagttcggacagtacctgggggaaccttgttacgctgccgccgctacccacctaccccgaccctccaaccttcctccttctctaccacacaactggaaacagggagactttgatgtgcttctgattcatcgacagtacggactggtagtctgtgaggtgaaggcattTGGTGACAATATTCAATCTGTAAACATGTCGCAGCAGGATATAGACgaaaacatcagaaagaagctgacggaggccgtgtcacagctggacaaggcggaggccatgttgtctcacctggtgtccgacatcgctcccggtctgcccgtcactaaggtcatcgccttccccaacctcacggctcgtcaacTACAACAGGCTATCTCCGGTGACAACCTCCTCATTCAG gacctgtgtcggtgtctgggggCAGGTGATcccgccgacatcccag AGAAGCGGGAAGCCCGGTGTGATGCCAGCTGCCATCGACTAGACAACGAGAT attctgtggtccggcgacaacagtgactgtgccatgtacaagtcctccacgtgtgagtgtcaagaccctgggtcaggccgtgtggtggacaggacagtgctacactgctgtcatcacactcttcccagAGCAACTTCACCTGCTGAACATGGCGCCTCCCAGACTCTTTGTtgccggaccgcccggtacaggtaaaactgtggtgctgctgatgatgggtaTAAaatggctgcgatgtggtcaccccGTCTGCATTGTCAGTACTTGTAAtgagagtcgtgcagcgtgcatcatgctgtatcacctgttgctgcagacagtaaagacacaacagtcagcaggtgtctcacccggtcagcctcacctcctgcagtatgagcTTTATAGAGACGGGGAGGCGGAGAAGgtcgtcaacgacttgtcacaggcagcaagaggagggtcgttgtacgtcatcgctgatgaagtgac gttAGGCTTCCACACTGTGtatgacaagctgctgacacaagttcctcatctccatctttgggcggcaagttattaccatggagacgcacccgccggctggcgagtggaatatttaaccagacccctccgctctccaccggccgtcgtcagggaagtcgagcagaaCGAATGGATCACTAAGCACAATGTTCtcccgtacagtgagcgaggtgtgcccgaccacacagacggcccgccagtcagacgactgtGTCACGGAGGtcaaggtcactcaggtgacaattcagttgactgtgtgacgtgcggtcgtgacgtggccagcttcctacacagtctccgtgttggtgttacag agaatgtcacgacaacagccacGACCGCCACGTCCACCACCGGCACCACAACACAGCCCtgcctacagtggagagacgttcTGGTGGTGTACTGGACTGATATGACTGACGACTCGGGTATGGTGAATGGACttaaagaagcgggtatcccagtgcgggtgatgaatgacaatgacatcgatgacgtggccacggcccgcagtaacgtggtgtgggtgacgcaTGGATTTCATGTtagtggtctggagagaaaagtcgtcgtgtgtctgGAGGATCATGATACAGACCGGTTCCACGGTATgtcccggtgtacgtcacaacttgtgattgtctacgATGACGACAAAACGAAGGATAAGTGA